One window from the genome of Montipora foliosa isolate CH-2021 chromosome 5, ASM3666993v2, whole genome shotgun sequence encodes:
- the LOC138004593 gene encoding biogenesis of lysosome-related organelles complex 1 subunit 5-like → MVISKFGKVTFKMAGEKIVRDVGGVHSRLFDHRAVLQSECKFVIREFESKRNDREALRLAEALKIVNEIQDEIPECRELAERLNEIQDRLKDARQRCHDILEKEEQDLNRSRREKIKEQSKKQWDEFLKEKEKEEEKIEKDFMTKSLKLKEQYGLIDHISDAE, encoded by the coding sequence atggtcatatcCAAATTTGGAAAAGtaactttcaagatggcgggtgAAAAGATTGTTCGTGATGTCGGTGGAGTTCACTCTCGACTATTTGATCATCGAGCTGTCCTACAGAGCGAATGTAAATTCGTAATTCGTGAATTTGAAAGCAAAAGGAACGACAGGGAAGCTTTGAGGCTCGCAGAAGCTCTAAAAATCGTGAATGAAATTCAAGATGAAATTCCAGAATGCAGAGAACTGGCTGAGCGATTGAATGAAATTCAAGATCGGTTAAAGGACGCTAGGCAACGGTGTCACGATATTTTAGAGAAAGAAGAGCAGGATTTGAACAGATCCAGACGAGAAAAGATCAAAGAACAATCAAAGAAACAGTGGGACGAGTttttgaaagagaaagaaaaggaagaggaaaaaatcGAGAAAGATTTCATGACAAAATCCTTGAAACTAAAGGAACAGTATGGCCTGATTGATCATATTAGCGATGCGGAATAA
- the LOC138003400 gene encoding F-box only protein 5-B-like, with protein MEQTEGCDKKKYNPTDLPSCFMTPESPGDHQFGRSAPCYDESSASCFLSPPLSQEKVFNYRTHLDSLQELPKLNLDFDDGDREESKKQIFQRSPLLPDDRIIGRRIGEQSVDFISELLLLGCSAICEKICRFLEPQDLCRFASVSSRWRKFIQLNCHVRDRWRGFVEQCEEHCIQKGKENKGTPLYQKSTFYTDVARLPFQSINLNTLHEQKQDLQKEVTETPHSQICSHPPTRQIRNELRPCPKCTSPSSASFSNEGHFQCQKCGLRFCSACLRDTERHGNAKQCDGLSTTMSRPDQRLRSRTSGRDIVGSKKVKDRLRRL; from the exons ATGGAGCAAACAGAGGGATGCGACAAGAAAAAGTACAATCCAACAGACTTGCCAAGTTGTTTTATGACACCAGAATCGCCCGGAGATCATCAATTTGGGCGCTCGGCTCCGTGTTACGATGAATCCTCTGCATCCTGTTTCTTATCTCCACCGTTGTCGCAAGAAAAGGTTTTCAACTATCGAACTCACTTGGATTCCCTTCAAGAATTGCCAAAGcttaatttagattttgatgaTGGCGATCGGGAAGAatcaaagaaacaaatcttTCAGCGTTCACCTTTGCTTCCAGACGATCGGATTATTGGTAGACGCATCGGAGAGCAAAGTGTGGACTTCATATCAGAGCTTTTACTTCTAGGCTGCTCCGCTATTTGCGAAAAGATCTGTCGTTTCCTAGAACCTCAAGATCTATGCAG ATTTGCCTCTGTGAGTTCGAGGTGGAGAAAGTTTATTCAACTAAATTGTCATGTTCGGGACAGATGGAGAGGATTCGTCGAACAGTGCGAAGAACATTGTATTCAAAAGGGAAAG GAAAACAAGGGAACTCCACTTTATCAAAAATCCACTTTCTATACAGATGTAGCAAGATTACCATTTCAAAGTATAAACCTGAATACGTTGCATGAACAGAAACAGGATTTACAAAAGGAGGTGACTGAGACTCCACATTCGCAGATTTGCAGTCACCCCCCAACAAGACAAATTCGAAATGAACTAAGGCCCTGCCCGAAATGCACGTCGCCTTCAAGTGCGTCATTTTCAAACGAGGGACATTTTCAGTGCCAAAAATGTGGCTTGAGGTTTTGTTCTGCATGTCTTCGAGATACTGAACGGCATggaaatgcaaagcaatgtgaTGGACTGTCAACAACTATGTCACGGCCTGATCAAAGACTAAGATCCAGAACTTCTGGAAGGGACATTGTGGGGAGCAAAAAAGTGAAGGACAGACTGAGAAGACTCTAa